AGAGACAATTCATGAAAGATCCCAGAGTACTTAAATTGGCTGAAAACCTGGTAGGATACTCAGTTGAAGTGCAGCCAGGAGAAAATGTGCTGATTGAAATGATCGGTGGGGAGCGCGATTTGCTTAACGCCATCATTCATGAAGTGGGCAAAAAAGGCGGCAATGTCTTTGTTCAGCTTACGGACCGTAAAGTACAGAGTGCCATGCTTCGCCATGCGACAAAGGAAATGCTGGAAACCTGGGCTGAAATTGACCTCAACCGGATGAAGCAAATGCATTGCTACATCGGGATTCGCGCAGGAGAAAATGTAAATGATCTGTCAGATGTACCAGAAGAGAAAATGAAAATGTATAATTCCATTTATCAACATGCGGTACATAGCGAGCAACGGGTAAAACATACAAAATGGGTCGTGCTGCGTTATCCGAATGACAGCATGGCTCAATTGGCGAACATTAGCACAGAAGCGTTCGAAGATTTTTATTTCGATGTGTGCAATCTGGACTACGCTAAAATGGACAAAGCACAGGATGCGCTGGCAGACCTGATGAATCGCACAGACAAGGTGCGGATCAAGGGGCCAGGTACAGACCTGAATTTCTCTATCAAGCAAATCGGGGCCGTTAAATGCTCGGGTCAATGCAATATTCCAGATGGTGAAGTCTACAGTGCGCCTGTACGTGACTCCGTTAACGGAACCATTAGCTATAATGCGCAAACACTCTATAATGGCATCACCTTTGAGAATGTCAAATTCCGTTTTGAAAATGGTAAAATCGTGGAAGCAACGAGCAACGATACGAAACGACTGAATGATATTCTGGATTCTGACGAGGGAGCACGCTATATTGGCGAGTTTGCGATCGGGTTTAACCCGTACATTTTACATCCGATGAAGGATATTCTGTTTGATGAGAAGATTGCTGGAAGCTTGCATTTTACACCGGGTCAAGCTTATGAAACAGCGGATAATGGTAACCGTTCTTCGATTCATTGGGATTTGGTATTGATTCAGCGTCCGGAATATGGCGGCGGTGAGATTTATTTTGATGATGTTCTGATCCGTAAAGATGGTATTTTTGTATTGCCTGAGCTGGAGCCGTTAAATCCTGAAAACTTGAAATAGCGATATCCCTTCTTGATGAGAAAGCGATTTCAATGTATCATAATGAATGAGCAGTGATACATGACAATCCAGTAAAGCGAGGGATCTTACGATGTCCAACAATAATGCGGCGGTTGTTGAAATTGCACAGACGGCGAGCAAATTCACCTCTTCCATCGTCCTTCATTCCGAAAATAAGTATATTGATGTGAAAAGCATACTGGGCTTGTTTACGACCTTGGTCAGCAGCCACAGTTATGAACTGCACGTTCACGGGCCTGATGCTGAGGAAGCCAAAGAAGCAATTATTGAGGTATTCAAGAAGCACGGACTGCACATTTCAGTAGCCACCTAACTTTATTCATAAGCAGAAGCATCCCTACCTGTAACTGTAGGGATGCTTTTTTTGTCAGGTTCTTGTATTAGCCTGCAATTTGGTCTAATATTAAGGTTAGGACGTCTTGTGCGACATTGAGACATAGGGGGGAAGAATCCATGACTTCATCTGATTTGCAGGAACAATTGAATATCAAGGCCATTAATCTGCTTCAGGAAGATGCAGATAAAATAAAGAAGCTTATTGAAGTACAGATGGAGAATCTGGCAACCCGTTACTGCCCTCTCTATGAGGAAGTGCTGGATACTCAGATGTACGGATTTTCCAAGGAAGTGGATTTTGCGGTTCGCGCCGGACTTCTTCCGGAAATGGCAGGTAAACAGCTGGTCAGTGAGCTGGAACGCAATCTGGCTATTCTATATGAGGCCATGAACAATAAGGCTAATTAGAAAGACGGTTGAATGAATGAGAGCATGCGGAGTCTGAGAGCATGCTTTTTTTTGATGCCTTTTTGTGTAAAGGTAATGCATTGGACCACTCCATGTTTCATTTGTTCTTATGATCGCTGTTGCAATAAGTGGACTCAAAAAATGAAATACAAAAGCGGAGTGGTCGGAATAGTGCTGTGCAAGCATAATACATCCAAATTTTTCCTTAGAGTGAGAATTCATCGTTTTTGAGCACCTGTTAACTTTATATAAGAAAAAAGGATACACCTAACAAGATATACACCACTAGCAGCATCAGACCTTCATACCAGTTGGTTGAACCGTCTTGAGTAATGGATTTGGCGATAAATACAGAGACGGCAATGGCAACCAGCTCAATCGTGGTGAACACGATATTCATGGTGTTTCCCATAAAGTAACTGACAAAAATCAGCACAGGCGCAACAAATAGCGCAATTTGCAGGCTGCTGCCCACTGCGATTTCGACGGATGCGCCGATTTTGTTTTTCATTGCCAGCAAAATGGCGGCGCTGTGTTCGGCTGCATTCCCGATAATCGCGACAAGGAACGCACCTACGAACAGTTCACTGAGCCCAAACTGAACCGTGAATACCTCCAGTGTCTTTACCAGCCATTCGCTGACAAAAGCCACCATGGCGGTAGCAAGCACCAAATAGGCAATGGACTTGTTTCTGGACCACACCGGGACATGCTCATGCGGCAATTCTTCATCCTTTTGTTCGGTCACATCGTCCAAATAGTCCTTATGCGTAATCATGGAAAAAATCAGCCACGCAATATACGCGACAATGAGCGTGCCAGCTACAATGAGACTGAGCGTGTCCGATTCGTTGTCTGTGATGACATGTGTATTCAAAAAGACAGCCGGGACGAATAAAGCGATCACAGCCACAATCATCAGCGAGCCGCTTAGTGAGGCCAGCGATACATTGAAATTTTGCACCTTGTATTTCAATCCGCCAGCGAACAGACTTGCTCCGAGGACCAGCAGCAGATTGCCGATAATGGACCCGGTAAGACTAGCCTTTACCATATCGTAAAGACCTTCTTTGACAAGAAAGATGGCGATGATCAGTTCGGCTGCGTTGCCGAAGGTGGCATTTAAAAATCCACCCAGACGTTGCCCGGCATAATGTGCTACGCTTTCGGTCGCTTTGCCGAGAAAACCAGCTACGAACACGACAGCGATGGCACAAATGATGAATTGGGCGATAGCGTTCCAATGCGTGTAATGAGCGACTGCACTAAGAGCAAATGTCGCTATAAGCAAAGCGGGAGATAACCATTTTTTCAATGAAGAGCACCTCGATATCAGTGGATGTGTACAAGTTTGATGAATGCTGTCACTTGTACGGATTTTCTAAATTAATATACCCAAAATGGTATAGGTTGTAAACGAAAGTCGTTTTTCATACGTAAGGTTTGCATTTGCAGTGGCAGAGGCTTTACAATACAAATAAAGGATGCATGAAGGGGGACATAGGTCATGGCAGAGCAAATTCAACAACTGGAAGCAGGAAACATCAAGATTTCCAACGATGTCGTAGGTAAAATTGCGGGGATGGCCGCACTAGAGACACCAGGCATTGCTGCAATGTCAGGCGGCTTATCAGAAGGCTGGGCCAAAAGGCTGAGCGGTAAAAATGTGCAAAAAGGCGTATCTGTGGAGGTCGGACAGCTCGAAGCTGCCATTGATCTACGTATTATCGTGGTTTACGAAACACCTATTCATGAAGTGTCCCGAATACTTCAGCAAAATGTGCGAGAAGCCGTCGAAAGCATGACGGGTTTGCGGGTCGTGGAAGTGAACGTAAAAGTAGAAGGTGTTGCCTTCAAGGACGACGCGGTATAAAAGGATCTAACGGATAGAATAAGAACACGAAAGCTGGCGGTTGTAGCATCGCCAGTTTTTGTTTGTGGACCTACAGTAAAAGCATTATGCGGACAGCCATGTGCATATACATATACAAAAGAACTTCCAAAGCCACTGTTGTAAGTGGTCATATGGAAGTTCTTTTTTTAACGATAACGGTTGGTTCTACGGGCTTGGAAGCGGTTGGGTACTTCGCTGCGGATAGCTACGCCTGTCGTGCGCTCCTGTACTGCCTGCTTGGTGTTTTCACGGGAAATACTGAGCATAATGCCCATAGAGAACATCATCACGAGCAGAGAAGAACCACCAAAGCTGATAAAGGGAAGCGTTACCCCGGTAATTGGAATCGTCTGTGTTACGCCACCGATATTAATGAATGCCTGAATGGCGATCAATCCCATAATACCTGTACCCACCAGCGTCCCGAACGGATCACGGCAACGAAGGGCGATAAGCATCCCACGCCAAATGAAATACAAATATAGCATCAGGAAGATGGCTGTTCCGATAAAGCCGAATTCTTCACCAATGACGGAGAAAATAAAATCATTAAACGAATTGGGCAAATAGTGAAGCTTGATAATGCCCTTGCCAAATCCTGATCCGCTTAGACCGCCGTCACCTATGGCTTGCAGGGACTGCACCAGATTATATCCGACACCCTGTTTATGTTCCATGGGATTGAGAAAGGCTTGAAAACGTCCAACTTTGTAATCTTGCTTCGCTACAGCTTGTCCATCTACGCCGGAATCTCCAAACAACGATCCTATGCCAAAAACGATGGAAGCACCCAACACGAGCAGAGCGACTGATGCCGTAATATGCTTGATGCTGGCTCCTCCGGCATAAATAATCAAGCCACTGGTGGCTACCAGAATGAAGCAGGAGCCAAGGTCAGGCTGAAGCATGATGAGTCCTGCAACAAAGCCCACAATGACGGTTACAGGTATGTAGCCAGTCCGCAAGTCTCTAAAGCGATCCCCTTTTTTAACGATCAGTGCGGATAAGTAAAGAATAATGGAGATTTTCGCAAGCTCCGTCGGCTGGAATCCAATACTGCCAAACCTGATCCAGCTTTTTGCGCCGTTAAGAGAGCCGGTGAAAAGAACGATAACCAGCAACAGTATGGTTATGAAGAACAAAGGCACAAAAAGCTTTTTATATTTTTCCATTTTGATATTCATAGCTACCAACATAATGAAAAGCCCAAGTACAGCAAATGCCGATTGGCGCTTCACAAAATATAAAGAGTCAAAATTGGTATCTTTATTCAGCAGAGCTACGCTGGAGCTGGCGCTAAATACCATGATTACACCGAATCCAACAAGCAACAAAGTGAGGATCAGCAATTGGAAATCCGGTGTGCCTCTTCTTCGAGCCTCCGGCTTCGTATTTCTCATATCAGCTTCCCCCGGTATTCGTCGCAAGGTACATTCCTCGCAGACATATCATTTTATCGTTTATCCATTTATCATAGTATGTTTGTTAGGCTTCTGCAACCTCCATGGAGCAACAGATATCGCAACAATTCCATATCTGCTACAATAGGATAAATAATGAAGACCTATGATAGCGCGTACGCAATGAAGCTGCAAGATTTATCAGAAATCGGGAGTTTGCCCGGTGCTTTAACAAGGAGAGGTGGAGCAAAATGACACAACATTCGACAGACAGGTCCTGGTTTGATCAATTGCAGGCACATATGGTGGAATGGCGCAGATATTTACATAAGAATCCCGAAATTTCTTTTCAGGAAAGCAACACCGCTGCTTTTGTAGCGGATAAGCTGGAGAGTTGGGGAATAGAGGTTCGCCGTCAGGTCGGAGGACACGGTGTTGTAGGTACTATTCGTGGTGCCAAGCCCGGACCTGTTGTGATGCTGCGTGCAGATATGGATGCTCTTCCGATTCAGGATGAAAAGGATTGTGAATATCGTTCCGGCGTGGATGGGGCTATGCATGCTTGCGGACATGACGGACATACATCCATACTACTGGGAACGGCGCATTATTTCAGTCTGAACCGTGACGAGCTGGCAGGTGAAATCCGGTTGCTGTTCCAGCCTGCGGAGGAATTACTTCCTGGCGGTGCGGTTCATGTAATCAAAGAGGGTGTACTGGAAGGAGTGGATGTTATTTATGGCATTCATTTGTGGACACCATTTCCAGTCGGGACCGCTGCTAGCTGCGCAGGGCCGCTGATGGCGGCAGCTGATGATTTTTATATTGAAATTACAGGGAAGGGTGGACATGGTGGTATGCCCCAGTCCTCTCATGACAGTGTGGTGGCGGGCTCAGCTCTCGTAATGCAGTTGCAAAGTATCGTCAGTCGTTCAGTCGACCCTTTGCGACCAGCTGTACTGACGGTGGGGACCATTCAAGGAGGCTTTGCGCAAAATGTGATCGCGGAAACCTGCCGCTTGAGTGGAACGATCCGTACATTTGATGAGGAAACACGCACGGTGATGAAAGAGCGGTTGCATTCAGTGACGGAGCTTACCGCTGCAACATATGGTACAACAGCACAGATTCGCTACATTATGGGATATCCGCCTGTTGTGAATGATGCGCATGAGGCTGCTCGTTTTTTTAAGGAAGCTGTGCCCGTTTTTGGCGAGGCGAATGTAAAAGAGGCGTCAAAGCTGATGCCTGCTGAAGATTTTGCTTATTATTTGGAACGTGTTCCAGGCTGCTTCATGTTCGTGGGGGCGGGGAACCCGGCTAAAAATGCGGTGTATCCGCATCATCATCCCAAATTTGATTTTGATGAGGATGCCATGATCCATGCGGTTCGTTTGTTTATTGCGATGTCCACCGGATATGCAGCAGAACGAAATGCAGGGATGGATATTTAGAGTTAATGCCAAAAGTGAGTTGAATCGGAAATGGGTCAAATCGGAGTATGAGCTTAATAAAATGGGGTAACCTACTCTTGAAAAGGAGGGAGTACCCATGAAAAAGGTTCAGGAAGTTATGACTAAAGAATGCGTAACGGTGACCCCACAGGACAATATTTATGAGGTTGCAGTTAAAATGAAGGACAATGATACTGGTTTTATCCCGGTTATGGAAAGGGAAGGCAGTGACAGGCTGATCGGTGTAATAACGGACCGAGACCTTGTCGTTCGCGGCTATGCGGCCAAGCATTCTGGTTCCAGTTCGGTCGATACGGTTATGACGACAGGTATTCGCACAGCCAGAGCGGACATGTCGGTGGACCAAGCAGCCGAGCTGATGGCAGAGCAGCAAATTCGGCGCTTGCCCGTGACCGAAGGAGATCGTTTGATCGGGATTGTTTCGATTGGCGACTTGGCTGTACGCAATATATTTGCAGATAATGCCGGTGAGGCCCTTAGCCAAATTTCCGAACAGGTCCACTAGAAGAAAAATAAGGTTGGCATGCCTAGAAGTTCAATCCGAATAGGGGTTGAACTTCTTGCTATTCCGGTTGGACTGCGGATAATAGGACAAGCTGTTTATCATATAAAGTTGGGATGAAGTTTGGTTAGATTGACGGGAGGTAACTATGAATCCGGAACATCCTTGTATTGTACAACGTGATTTTACCATCCTGCTGGAAATGGGCTTGCCTCGTTCGGAGTTTGCTCGCTCACAGTTGCAGGTTTACGCGGAGCTGGTTAAAAGCCCGTCTGCTTTTCATACATATCATATCACTCCATTGTCTCTGTGGAATGCGGCTGCCCTTGGGTGGAGTGCTGAGGACATTCAAGATAGTTTGCATTCCATGTCCCGTTGGGATATCCCGCGTGATTTGTTGAAGGACATTGAACAGCTCGTTTCCAGATACGGAACGCTGACGCTGTCACGGGCCAGAGCGGAGGGAGTGCAAGCTTGTAGCACAGATACTGTTAGCGCATATCGTGTTGAGCATGAGACAAGTGAGAACATGGAGAAGGGTACAGTCAGCAGCTATACAATGGTTGATCGCTTAACCCTGACAGCAAATACTCCGGCTTTGCTGGAGGAGCTGCTGAGCAAGCAGGAGCTGAGGCAGCTTGGAATGATTCGTACTGGTGAAGTGAGCGCTTCTGTACCGCCTGAAAACCGTGGCTTGCTCAAGCAGGAATGCACTCGATTGGGGTATCCAGTAGTCGATACGGCCGGATATCTTGAGGGAAATCAGCTCCGTTTTTCCTTGGGACAAGGACAAGCACAGGTGCAGCTCCGTGATTATCAAGTTGAGGCTGCTGATGCGTTTGAAGGTGCTGACGGCTTGGGCGGCAGCGGTGTGCTGGTGCTTCCATGCGGAGCGGGTAAAACTGTGATTGGTATGGCGGTGATGGATCGGCTTCAGTGTGAAGTGCTTATTTTAACCTCGAATACCACCTCTGTCCGGCAATGGATTGAGGAATTGAAGCAAAAGACAGATATTCCGGATGATTCGATCGGGGAATACAGTGGTCAGAAAAAAGAGGTGCGCCCGATTACGGTGGCAACCTACCAGATTCTGACGCATCGTCGCAGCAAAGACGGGGACTTTGACCATATGAAGCTGCTGAGCGAGCGGAAATGGGGACTTATTGTATACGATGAGGTGCATTTGCTGCCCGCCCCGGTCTTCCGGGCGACGGCAGATATTCAGGCCACCCGTCGTTTGGGATTGACAGCCACGCTGGTTCGCGAGGACGGCTGTGAGCGGGATGTATTCTCTTTGATTGGGCCCAAGCGGTACGATATGCCTTGGAAGGAGCTGGAGCGACAGGGCTGGATTGCTCAGGTTGATTGTGTGGAGCTGCGGCTTCCGATGACAGCTGAACTATTGGAACGCAGTATGCGTGCCGAGGGCAGACAGCAGTACCGAATTGCGGCCGAAAATCCGGCCAAGCTGGAAGCAGTACGTAGCCTGATGCAGCGGCACAGCGGTCTGCCTACGCTTATTATTGGTCAATATCTGGACCAATTGCGTATATTGGCTCGGGAACTCGGCGTGCCATTGATTACCGGGACTATGAGTCAGAGTGAGCGGGTACGGTGGTTTGATGCGTTCCGCAAGGGAACCATCCGGACTTTACTCGTATCCAAAGTGGCGAACTTTGCGGTGGATTTGCCGGATGCGGCTATAGCTATAGAGGTATCAGGCAGTTTCGGCTCCCGTCAGGAGGAGGCGCAGCGGCTTGGCCGCATTTTACGACCGAAGCCCGGTGAGAATAAAGCTTATTTTTATGCACTGGTGACAGAGAATAGCAGGGAGACCGATTTTGCAGCCCGTCGTCAGCTGTTTCTGATTGAGCAGGGCTATGAATATGCAGTTCGCAGATTCAGTCCCGCAGAGGCTATGGGAAGCCTGGATGATGAGGCTGAAGATGGTGGAAAGAAAAAGGAGGCGTAATCTAGGATGGGTGTAACGAACACGAAAGGCGACTGGAAGGAGCTAACTTCGGATGAACT
This DNA window, taken from Paenibacillus kribbensis, encodes the following:
- a CDS encoding M20 metallopeptidase family protein, with amino-acid sequence MTQHSTDRSWFDQLQAHMVEWRRYLHKNPEISFQESNTAAFVADKLESWGIEVRRQVGGHGVVGTIRGAKPGPVVMLRADMDALPIQDEKDCEYRSGVDGAMHACGHDGHTSILLGTAHYFSLNRDELAGEIRLLFQPAEELLPGGAVHVIKEGVLEGVDVIYGIHLWTPFPVGTAASCAGPLMAAADDFYIEITGKGGHGGMPQSSHDSVVAGSALVMQLQSIVSRSVDPLRPAVLTVGTIQGGFAQNVIAETCRLSGTIRTFDEETRTVMKERLHSVTELTAATYGTTAQIRYIMGYPPVVNDAHEAARFFKEAVPVFGEANVKEASKLMPAEDFAYYLERVPGCFMFVGAGNPAKNAVYPHHHPKFDFDEDAMIHAVRLFIAMSTGYAAERNAGMDI
- a CDS encoding HPr family phosphocarrier protein, encoding MSNNNAAVVEIAQTASKFTSSIVLHSENKYIDVKSILGLFTTLVSSHSYELHVHGPDAEEAKEAIIEVFKKHGLHISVAT
- the cax gene encoding calcium/proton exchanger, translating into MKKWLSPALLIATFALSAVAHYTHWNAIAQFIICAIAVVFVAGFLGKATESVAHYAGQRLGGFLNATFGNAAELIIAIFLVKEGLYDMVKASLTGSIIGNLLLVLGASLFAGGLKYKVQNFNVSLASLSGSLMIVAVIALFVPAVFLNTHVITDNESDTLSLIVAGTLIVAYIAWLIFSMITHKDYLDDVTEQKDEELPHEHVPVWSRNKSIAYLVLATAMVAFVSEWLVKTLEVFTVQFGLSELFVGAFLVAIIGNAAEHSAAILLAMKNKIGASVEIAVGSSLQIALFVAPVLIFVSYFMGNTMNIVFTTIELVAIAVSVFIAKSITQDGSTNWYEGLMLLVVYILLGVSFFLI
- a CDS encoding DNA repair helicase XPB: MNPEHPCIVQRDFTILLEMGLPRSEFARSQLQVYAELVKSPSAFHTYHITPLSLWNAAALGWSAEDIQDSLHSMSRWDIPRDLLKDIEQLVSRYGTLTLSRARAEGVQACSTDTVSAYRVEHETSENMEKGTVSSYTMVDRLTLTANTPALLEELLSKQELRQLGMIRTGEVSASVPPENRGLLKQECTRLGYPVVDTAGYLEGNQLRFSLGQGQAQVQLRDYQVEAADAFEGADGLGGSGVLVLPCGAGKTVIGMAVMDRLQCEVLILTSNTTSVRQWIEELKQKTDIPDDSIGEYSGQKKEVRPITVATYQILTHRRSKDGDFDHMKLLSERKWGLIVYDEVHLLPAPVFRATADIQATRRLGLTATLVREDGCERDVFSLIGPKRYDMPWKELERQGWIAQVDCVELRLPMTAELLERSMRAEGRQQYRIAAENPAKLEAVRSLMQRHSGLPTLIIGQYLDQLRILARELGVPLITGTMSQSERVRWFDAFRKGTIRTLLVSKVANFAVDLPDAAIAIEVSGSFGSRQEEAQRLGRILRPKPGENKAYFYALVTENSRETDFAARRQLFLIEQGYEYAVRRFSPAEAMGSLDDEAEDGGKKKEA
- a CDS encoding aminopeptidase; this encodes MKDPRVLKLAENLVGYSVEVQPGENVLIEMIGGERDLLNAIIHEVGKKGGNVFVQLTDRKVQSAMLRHATKEMLETWAEIDLNRMKQMHCYIGIRAGENVNDLSDVPEEKMKMYNSIYQHAVHSEQRVKHTKWVVLRYPNDSMAQLANISTEAFEDFYFDVCNLDYAKMDKAQDALADLMNRTDKVRIKGPGTDLNFSIKQIGAVKCSGQCNIPDGEVYSAPVRDSVNGTISYNAQTLYNGITFENVKFRFENGKIVEATSNDTKRLNDILDSDEGARYIGEFAIGFNPYILHPMKDILFDEKIAGSLHFTPGQAYETADNGNRSSIHWDLVLIQRPEYGGGEIYFDDVLIRKDGIFVLPELEPLNPENLK
- a CDS encoding YlaN family protein, yielding MTSSDLQEQLNIKAINLLQEDADKIKKLIEVQMENLATRYCPLYEEVLDTQMYGFSKEVDFAVRAGLLPEMAGKQLVSELERNLAILYEAMNNKAN
- a CDS encoding CBS domain-containing protein; this encodes MKKVQEVMTKECVTVTPQDNIYEVAVKMKDNDTGFIPVMEREGSDRLIGVITDRDLVVRGYAAKHSGSSSVDTVMTTGIRTARADMSVDQAAELMAEQQIRRLPVTEGDRLIGIVSIGDLAVRNIFADNAGEALSQISEQVH
- the ftsW gene encoding putative lipid II flippase FtsW; protein product: MRNTKPEARRRGTPDFQLLILTLLLVGFGVIMVFSASSSVALLNKDTNFDSLYFVKRQSAFAVLGLFIMLVAMNIKMEKYKKLFVPLFFITILLLVIVLFTGSLNGAKSWIRFGSIGFQPTELAKISIILYLSALIVKKGDRFRDLRTGYIPVTVIVGFVAGLIMLQPDLGSCFILVATSGLIIYAGGASIKHITASVALLVLGASIVFGIGSLFGDSGVDGQAVAKQDYKVGRFQAFLNPMEHKQGVGYNLVQSLQAIGDGGLSGSGFGKGIIKLHYLPNSFNDFIFSVIGEEFGFIGTAIFLMLYLYFIWRGMLIALRCRDPFGTLVGTGIMGLIAIQAFINIGGVTQTIPITGVTLPFISFGGSSLLVMMFSMGIMLSISRENTKQAVQERTTGVAIRSEVPNRFQARRTNRYR
- a CDS encoding Asp23/Gls24 family envelope stress response protein — translated: MAEQIQQLEAGNIKISNDVVGKIAGMAALETPGIAAMSGGLSEGWAKRLSGKNVQKGVSVEVGQLEAAIDLRIIVVYETPIHEVSRILQQNVREAVESMTGLRVVEVNVKVEGVAFKDDAV